A single genomic interval of Devosia oryziradicis harbors:
- the tig gene encoding trigger factor produces MQVTETLNEGLKRKLSVTIPAATLNTRLGDKLEELRGQANIKGFRPGKVPLAHIKKMFGRSAMSEVMTDAINSTVSETLDERKERAAAQPKVDLPDDQAVINDVLDGKADLAFEVEYEVLPPVELMKLDGIKLDKPVIDITDEEVTAEVNRVFAQNRGYTDKGDEGVVENGDRLGLSFVGKIKGKPFDGGTSDHAHLTVGSGEFIPGFEEQLIGMKKGETREIEVTFPKDYQSDELAGKKAQFEVTVLHVDGPNQGELDDDFAKRLGVENVDAMRAAVKTQMEAALASMSRQHMKRQILDALDEGHKFDVPAQLVDAEFNTIWQRVVHEVESHGRSFEAEGTTEEAAREQYRKIAERRVRLGLVVAEIGNQNDVNVTEEEHQQALIAEVRRFPGQEQQVYDYYRKNPQALAGLRAPVFENKVVDFVAAKGDITDKKMTRAELAKLIQADEDEVPEEHHH; encoded by the coding sequence ATGCAGGTTACCGAAACCCTCAATGAAGGCCTCAAGCGCAAGCTGAGCGTCACCATTCCGGCCGCCACCCTCAACACGCGCCTGGGCGACAAGCTTGAAGAGCTGCGGGGCCAGGCCAACATCAAGGGCTTCCGTCCCGGCAAGGTGCCGCTGGCGCATATCAAGAAGATGTTCGGCCGCTCGGCCATGTCCGAAGTCATGACCGACGCGATCAATTCGACCGTGTCCGAAACCCTGGACGAGCGAAAGGAACGCGCCGCCGCCCAGCCCAAGGTTGATCTGCCCGACGACCAGGCCGTCATCAATGACGTGCTCGACGGCAAGGCCGACCTGGCTTTCGAAGTCGAATATGAAGTGCTGCCGCCCGTCGAACTGATGAAGCTTGATGGCATCAAGCTGGACAAGCCCGTCATCGATATCACCGACGAGGAAGTCACCGCCGAAGTGAATCGCGTGTTTGCCCAGAACCGGGGCTATACCGACAAGGGGGACGAAGGCGTCGTCGAAAATGGCGATCGCCTCGGCCTTTCGTTCGTGGGCAAGATCAAGGGCAAGCCCTTCGATGGCGGCACGTCTGACCACGCCCACCTGACGGTTGGCTCGGGCGAATTCATCCCGGGCTTCGAAGAGCAGCTTATCGGCATGAAGAAGGGCGAGACCCGCGAGATCGAGGTCACCTTCCCCAAGGACTACCAGAGCGACGAACTGGCCGGAAAGAAGGCACAGTTCGAAGTGACCGTGCTCCACGTCGATGGTCCTAACCAGGGCGAACTCGACGACGACTTCGCCAAGCGCCTCGGCGTCGAAAACGTCGACGCCATGCGCGCCGCCGTCAAGACGCAGATGGAAGCCGCGCTCGCTTCTATGAGCCGCCAGCACATGAAGCGCCAGATACTGGACGCGCTGGACGAGGGCCACAAGTTCGACGTTCCGGCCCAGCTGGTCGACGCCGAGTTCAACACCATCTGGCAGCGCGTCGTCCACGAAGTGGAGTCGCACGGCCGGTCCTTCGAAGCCGAAGGCACAACCGAGGAAGCTGCGCGCGAGCAGTATCGCAAGATCGCCGAGCGCCGCGTGCGCCTGGGCCTGGTCGTCGCCGAGATCGGCAACCAGAACGATGTGAACGTCACCGAGGAAGAGCACCAGCAGGCGCTGATCGCCGAAGTGCGCCGCTTCCCCGGTCAGGAACAGCAGGTCTACGACTACTACCGCAAGAACCCGCAGGCCCTTGCCGGCCTCCGCGCTCCGGTCTTCGAGAACAAGGTGGTCGACTTCGTCGCCGCCAAGGGCGACATCACCGACAAGAAGATGACCCGCGCGGAACTGGCCAAGCTGATCCAGGCCGACGAGGACGAGGTCCCGGAAGAGCACCACCACTAA
- a CDS encoding nuclear transport factor 2 family protein, which produces MTLMTPLEAVQLQFEAYNKRDLPRFLSAFTSNVRSFRLPDMTLMIDGKVAYGEFYASQRFIHEGLRAELLNRIVVGNKVIDHELIHGLGPEPLETSVMFVVDAGLISTVFSIPAKSPL; this is translated from the coding sequence ATGACGCTTATGACGCCACTAGAGGCAGTTCAGCTGCAGTTCGAAGCCTACAACAAACGTGACCTGCCGCGCTTTCTTTCTGCCTTTACTAGCAATGTCCGCAGCTTCCGCCTGCCGGACATGACGCTAATGATCGACGGGAAGGTCGCCTATGGCGAATTCTATGCCAGCCAGCGTTTCATCCACGAGGGCCTGCGCGCCGAATTGTTGAATCGCATAGTGGTGGGCAACAAGGTCATCGACCATGAACTGATCCACGGACTCGGGCCCGAGCCGTTGGAGACCTCGGTGATGTTCGTGGTGGATGCGGGACTGATCAGCACCGTGTTCTCAATCCCCGCCAAATCGCCACTCTAG
- a CDS encoding P-II family nitrogen regulator, with product MKKIEAIVKPFKLDEVKEALQEVGLQGITVTEAKGFGRQKGHTELYRGAEYVVDFLPKVKVEVVCPDELAEKAIEAIRNAAQTGRIGDGKIFVYSIEQAIRIRTGEFGDDAL from the coding sequence ATGAAAAAGATCGAGGCTATCGTAAAGCCGTTCAAGCTCGACGAAGTCAAAGAGGCGCTTCAGGAAGTGGGCCTGCAGGGCATCACCGTCACCGAAGCCAAGGGCTTTGGGCGTCAGAAGGGCCATACCGAACTCTATCGCGGCGCCGAATATGTCGTCGACTTCCTGCCCAAGGTGAAGGTCGAGGTCGTATGCCCCGACGAGCTAGCCGAAAAGGCCATCGAAGCGATCCGCAATGCGGCGCAAACGGGTCGCATTGGCGACGGCAAGATCTTCGTCTACTCGATCGAGCAGGCCATTCGAATCCGTACCGGAGAATTCGGCGACGACGCGCTCTAG
- the glnA gene encoding type I glutamate--ammonia ligase encodes MTTGSDILKRIKDENIKYVDLRFTDPRGKLQHVTMDVTVVDEDLFEEGTMFDGSSIAGWKAINESDMVLMPDPNSAYMDPFFGASTLAINCDILEPLTYQPYNRDPRTTAKKAEAYLKASGIGDTVVFGPEPEFFMFDDVKYSNTPYKVGFEVDHPELPSNNDTAYEAGNNGHHIGLKKGYFPVPPLDSAQDIRGEMLAAMAEMGVTVEKHHHEVASAQHELGIKFAPMIKSADDVQIYKYVIHQVANAYGKTVTFMPKPIYGDNGSGMHCHQSIWKDGKPLFAGDQYAGLSMDALYYIGGVIKHAKAINAFTNPTTNSYKRLVPGFEAPVLLAYSARNRSASCRIPFGQSPKAKRVEVRFPDPLANPYLGFAALLMAGLDGIKNKIHPGDPMDKDLYELPRQELLAIPTVAGSLREALENLDKDREFLKAGGVFDDDQIDSYIELKMTEVIKFEHTPHPVEYEMYYSA; translated from the coding sequence ATGACCACCGGAAGCGACATCCTCAAGCGCATCAAGGACGAGAACATCAAGTATGTCGACCTGCGCTTCACCGACCCGCGCGGCAAGCTGCAGCACGTCACCATGGACGTGACCGTCGTCGATGAGGACCTCTTCGAAGAAGGCACCATGTTCGATGGTTCCTCCATCGCCGGCTGGAAGGCCATCAACGAGTCCGACATGGTGCTGATGCCCGATCCGAACTCGGCCTATATGGACCCCTTCTTCGGCGCCTCGACTCTCGCGATCAACTGCGACATCCTCGAGCCCCTTACCTACCAGCCCTATAACCGCGATCCGCGCACCACGGCCAAGAAGGCCGAGGCGTACCTCAAGGCTTCGGGCATCGGCGACACCGTCGTGTTCGGCCCCGAGCCGGAATTCTTCATGTTCGACGACGTAAAGTACTCCAACACCCCATACAAGGTGGGCTTCGAAGTCGACCATCCGGAGCTGCCCTCCAACAACGACACCGCCTATGAAGCCGGTAACAACGGCCACCATATCGGCCTCAAAAAGGGCTATTTCCCGGTTCCGCCGCTCGACAGCGCGCAGGACATCCGCGGCGAAATGCTTGCCGCCATGGCCGAAATGGGCGTGACCGTCGAAAAGCATCACCACGAAGTGGCCTCGGCCCAGCACGAACTCGGCATCAAGTTCGCGCCGATGATCAAGTCGGCCGACGACGTGCAGATCTACAAGTATGTCATCCACCAGGTCGCCAATGCCTACGGCAAGACCGTGACCTTCATGCCCAAGCCCATCTACGGCGATAACGGTTCGGGCATGCACTGCCACCAGTCGATCTGGAAGGACGGCAAGCCACTGTTTGCCGGTGACCAGTATGCCGGCCTGTCGATGGACGCGCTCTACTATATCGGCGGCGTGATCAAGCATGCCAAGGCGATCAACGCCTTCACCAACCCGACCACCAACAGCTACAAGCGCCTGGTGCCCGGCTTCGAAGCCCCCGTGCTGCTTGCCTACTCGGCCCGCAACCGTTCGGCTTCCTGCCGCATCCCCTTCGGCCAGTCGCCGAAGGCCAAGCGCGTGGAAGTCCGCTTCCCCGATCCGCTGGCGAACCCCTACCTGGGCTTTGCCGCGCTGCTGATGGCCGGCCTCGACGGCATCAAGAACAAGATCCACCCCGGCGACCCGATGGACAAGGATCTGTACGAGTTGCCGCGCCAGGAACTGCTGGCCATCCCGACCGTTGCCGGTTCGCTGCGCGAAGCGCTGGAAAACCTCGACAAGGACCGCGAGTTCCTCAAGGCCGGCGGCGTGTTCGATGACGACCAGATCGACAGCTACATCGAGCTGAAGATGACGGAAGTGATCAAGTTCGAGCACACCCCACATCCGGTCGAATACGAAATGTACTACTCGGCCTAA
- a CDS encoding nucleotidyltransferase domain-containing protein — protein sequence MAGRWRETSPTELSGWLAEAPVPWAFAGGWALDLWAGTVSRTHSDIEIACLRADLPALASALPGFEIAAAQNKVLSPWQPDAPPEPPFSLWLRRQGETLWDFEVVAEAHDKEYWHFRRDERVALPLELAFVTSGDGWPVIAPEIQLLYKCKEPRDKDIADLGRFWPLLAPSARSWLRDAVALAHPEANAMLQALDRMMAH from the coding sequence ATGGCCGGACGCTGGCGGGAGACATCGCCGACCGAACTGTCGGGTTGGCTGGCGGAAGCGCCGGTACCTTGGGCCTTTGCCGGTGGCTGGGCGCTCGACCTGTGGGCCGGGACGGTGAGCCGGACGCATTCGGACATCGAGATTGCCTGCCTGCGGGCGGACCTGCCAGCTCTGGCCAGCGCCCTGCCCGGCTTCGAGATCGCCGCGGCGCAGAACAAGGTGTTGTCGCCATGGCAACCCGATGCCCCGCCCGAACCGCCTTTCAGCCTCTGGCTGCGGCGCCAGGGCGAAACGCTTTGGGACTTCGAAGTCGTGGCCGAAGCGCATGACAAGGAATATTGGCACTTTCGCCGCGACGAACGCGTGGCGCTGCCGCTGGAGCTGGCCTTCGTAACCAGTGGTGACGGCTGGCCGGTCATCGCGCCGGAAATCCAGCTGCTCTACAAATGCAAGGAGCCACGCGACAAGGATATTGCCGACCTCGGTCGCTTCTGGCCGCTGCTCGCGCCATCCGCCCGCTCCTGGCTACGTGACGCCGTAGCGCTGGCACATCCGGAAGCCAATGCGATGCTGCAGGCACTGGATCGAATGATGGCACATTGA
- a CDS encoding PilZ domain-containing protein encodes MFQSVDGDSAPSRSQYDWHDIRFIGAKAGRYALPDHGASTDGKVAVYACRLCSISTRMAVIVGPVIGKEGETITAHFDDFGILRGKICRRLPSGFAMRLTMSDTDRDKLGGKIAWQKKNVHEQVPDKREHKRILPRDPRTVLTLADGTQMPCFVIDVSQSGIAVSAEIWPGLGTPMAVGKLVGRVVRYLDVGFALQFIQLQELSQLEILMAPPTPPAEEQDDAQGEGLLNQV; translated from the coding sequence ATGTTTCAGAGCGTCGACGGCGATAGTGCGCCGTCACGATCACAATATGATTGGCACGACATCCGGTTCATCGGCGCAAAGGCCGGTCGCTATGCCTTGCCCGATCATGGCGCAAGCACCGACGGCAAGGTTGCCGTCTATGCCTGCCGCCTGTGCTCGATTTCGACGCGGATGGCCGTCATCGTCGGACCGGTGATCGGCAAGGAGGGCGAGACCATCACCGCCCACTTCGACGATTTCGGCATTCTGCGTGGCAAGATATGCCGCCGGCTGCCGTCTGGCTTTGCCATGCGCCTGACCATGAGCGACACCGATCGCGACAAGCTCGGGGGCAAGATCGCCTGGCAGAAGAAGAACGTTCACGAGCAGGTCCCCGACAAGCGCGAGCACAAGCGCATTCTGCCGCGGGATCCGCGTACGGTGCTGACCCTTGCAGACGGCACGCAAATGCCATGCTTCGTGATCGACGTGTCGCAGTCGGGCATAGCGGTCTCGGCGGAAATCTGGCCTGGCCTGGGCACGCCGATGGCAGTGGGGAAGCTGGTCGGACGCGTGGTCCGCTACCTCGATGTCGGATTCGCGCTGCAATTCATCCAGCTGCAAGAACTCAGCCAACTCGAAATCCTGATGGCGCCGCCCACCCCGCCGGCCGAAGAGCAGGACGATGCGCAAGGTGAAGGTTTGCTTAACCAGGTTTAG
- a CDS encoding ABC-F family ATP-binding cassette domain-containing protein has translation MGSISLRNAGLVATVTLFSNLNFVISDGDRVGLVAGNGRGKTTLLRAMAGQGDLTSGDIVRSRGLTVGYVEQDMPTASMGLTLYEAVLEALPVADRETDSWRVDVVLDEFETPDAMRNRKLTELSGGWQRIALIARCWVLQPDALLLDEPTNHLDLGKLFQLENWINQAARNIPVVIASHDRQFLDATTNRTLFLRPDASHYFALPYSKARVALAEADEAAEAKRERDLKEVSRLRKQAAKLTNIGINSGSDLLVVKSKYLRERAAKIEAAVHSLHKERSGEIKLGNSGANAKVLLAMENVDVTSPVGDKLFRIDKLHVFQGDRLVILGRNGTGKSQFIGLVHRAMSGSETAGLRVSPQVVPGYVDQAMSFLPPKQSPLAYITGRFDQGDQRSKALLAAAGFAVEKQQRPISELSFGQRARLGLLAIRLQEPNFYLLDEPTNHVDIPGQERLEDEVLAHGATCILVSHDRSFVRGLGNRFLVIENRRLREVDSPEPHFAAMANQAS, from the coding sequence ATGGGCTCCATCAGCCTCCGCAATGCTGGCCTCGTGGCCACCGTTACCCTGTTTTCCAACCTCAACTTCGTCATATCAGACGGCGACCGCGTCGGCCTTGTGGCCGGTAATGGCCGTGGCAAGACCACCTTGTTGCGCGCGATGGCCGGGCAGGGGGATTTGACGTCCGGCGATATCGTTCGCTCGCGCGGCCTGACGGTCGGCTATGTCGAGCAGGACATGCCCACCGCAAGTATGGGGCTGACGCTCTACGAGGCAGTGCTTGAGGCGCTGCCGGTTGCCGATCGCGAAACCGATAGCTGGCGGGTCGATGTGGTGCTGGACGAGTTCGAAACGCCCGATGCCATGCGTAACCGCAAGCTGACCGAACTGAGCGGCGGCTGGCAGCGCATCGCCCTGATCGCGCGCTGCTGGGTACTGCAGCCTGACGCCTTGCTGCTCGACGAGCCTACCAACCACCTGGATTTGGGCAAGCTGTTCCAGCTCGAGAACTGGATCAACCAAGCCGCGCGCAACATCCCGGTGGTCATCGCCAGCCACGACCGCCAATTCCTCGACGCCACCACGAACCGCACGCTGTTTCTGCGTCCCGATGCGAGCCACTATTTCGCCCTGCCATACAGCAAGGCGCGCGTGGCACTCGCCGAGGCGGACGAGGCCGCCGAAGCCAAGCGTGAACGGGACCTCAAGGAAGTGAGCCGCCTGCGCAAGCAGGCCGCCAAGCTCACCAATATCGGCATCAACTCCGGAAGCGATCTGCTGGTGGTGAAATCCAAGTACCTGCGCGAGCGGGCGGCCAAGATCGAGGCGGCGGTGCATTCGCTGCACAAGGAACGAAGCGGCGAGATCAAGCTGGGCAACAGCGGCGCCAATGCCAAGGTCCTGCTGGCCATGGAGAATGTCGACGTGACCAGCCCCGTGGGTGACAAGCTTTTCCGCATCGATAAGCTGCATGTGTTCCAGGGCGACCGGCTGGTCATCCTGGGTCGCAACGGCACGGGCAAGTCCCAGTTCATCGGCCTGGTCCATCGCGCCATGAGCGGCTCGGAAACCGCGGGTCTGCGCGTCAGCCCGCAGGTCGTGCCCGGTTATGTCGACCAGGCCATGAGCTTCCTGCCGCCCAAGCAATCGCCGCTCGCATACATCACCGGTCGCTTCGACCAGGGCGACCAGCGCAGCAAGGCTTTGCTGGCGGCGGCGGGCTTTGCTGTCGAAAAGCAGCAACGGCCGATATCCGAGCTGTCCTTCGGGCAGCGGGCGCGGCTAGGGCTGCTGGCTATCCGCCTGCAGGAGCCCAATTTTTACTTGCTGGACGAGCCGACCAACCATGTCGATATCCCCGGCCAGGAGCGCCTTGAGGATGAAGTGCTCGCCCACGGTGCCACCTGCATCCTGGTCTCGCACGACCGCAGCTTCGTCCGAGGCTTGGGCAACCGCTTCCTGGTGATCGAAAACCGGCGCCTGCGCGAAGTCGATAGTCCGGAGCCGCATTTCGCAGCTATGGCAAACCAGGCGAGCTAA